In Yarrowia lipolytica chromosome 1F, complete sequence, a genomic segment contains:
- a CDS encoding uncharacterized protein (Compare to YALI0F04334g, similar to Saccharomyces cerevisiae RSC8 (YFR037C); ancestral locus Anc_7.204, similar to uniprot|P43609 Saccharomyces cerevisiae YFR037c RSC8 subunit of the RSC complex P2.330.f2.1): MSDKSVEAGADAAMTDVNGDGSIGAQTAKIEANDADLKPDSSEVGGAHNDTAQTATKSDKKDDTKPSDKEESVEGGGDDAGDAISAEEAKLEEKARAYLAEQTQRVVIPSFATWFDRNGIHDIERKSLPEFFSGVSRTKSPAIYTQYRNFMVDTFRLNPVEYLTFTACRRNLAGDVGTLLRVHSFLEQWGLINYQVDPDTRPSLMGPQFTGHFKVMVDGPRGLQPFEPPAKSLLSEGQEDPEKGTDGDSTYVATSTELDDSTPPSINMEIRRNIYSSAADAASLQDENTKSQNVLASKAYHCQTTGGDVSVVRYHNLRSKQAVAQLAFEQGLFPATQQASDFVRIKNSTAQGPWTDEETLLLLEGVEMFEDDWDSISDHVGTRQRDACVIKFIQMPIEDAYLVKREKGVKRAHSDSNKSTVLASAIKKVLKEGDGELMSKRAEELAGQAVSDASTLVSSLAETQIAKIELKMSRFDQLEETVRLERQEIEKMRQQLYLDRLSLKKQADSVLAKLKEATQLGGDEAVAVAAEAARIAARNPKVSVVEERDEGEVREKKPVSLGGPELFKFWSA, encoded by the coding sequence ATGAGCGACAAGAGCGTAGAAGCCGGAGCGGACGCGGCCATGACCGACGTGAACGGCGATGGGTCGATTGGCGCCCAGACCGCCAAGATTGAGGCCAACGACGCCGATCTGAAGCCCGACAGCAGTGAGGTTGGAGGCGCGCACAACGACACGGCTCAAACAGCGACCAAGTCCGACAAGAAAGACGACACAAAGCCCagcgacaaggaggagtccgTGGAGGGCGGCGGGGACGACGCGGGAGATGCGATTTCGGCCGAAGAGGCGAAGCTCGAGGAAAAGGCTCGGGCGTATCTGGCGGAACAAACACAACGGGTGGTGATTCCGTCGTTTGCCACGTGGTTCGACCGCAACGGCATCCACGACATTGAACGCAAGTCGCTGCCGGAGTTTTTCTCGGGCGTGTCGCGCACAAAGTCGCCGGCCATCTACACGCAGTACCGCAATTTCATGGTCGACACGTTCCGTCTGAACCCCGTCGAATACCTGACCTTCACCGCCTGCCGACGCAACCTCGCCGGCGACGTCGGCACCCTGCTGCGGGTCCACTCGTTTCTGGAACAGTGGGGCCTGATCAACTACCAGGTGGACCCCGACACCCGGCCGTCTCTGATGGGCCCCCAGTTTACGGGCCACTTTAAGGTGATGGTCGATGGCCCCCGGGGACTCCAGCCTTTTGAACCTCCGGCAAAGAGCCTGCTCTCCGAGGGCCAGGAGGACCCCGAAAAGGGAACCGACGGCGACTCCACCTACGTTGCGACCTCGACTGAGCTTGACGACTCCACTCCCCCCTCAATCAACATGGAGATTCGACGAAACATCTACTCGTCGGCCGCCGACGCCGCGTCGCTGCAGGACGAAAATACAAAGTCGCAGAACGTGCTCGCGTCCAAGGCGTACCACTGCCAGACCACCGGCGGTGACGTATCGGTGGTGCGGTACCACAACCTGCGGTCCAAGCAGGCGGTGGCGCAACTCGCGTTCGAACAGGGCCTGTTCCCGGCCACCCAGCAGGCGTCTGACTTTGTGCGCATCAAAAACTCGACGGCCCAGGGCCCCTGGACCGACGAGGAAACCCTCTTGCTTCTGGAAGGCGTGGAGATGTTTGAGGACGACTGGGACAGCATAAGCGACCATGTCGGCACCCGTCAGCGTGACGCCTGCGTCATCAAGTTCATCCAGATGCCCATTGAAGACGCATACCTGGTGAAGCGAGAAAAGGGCGTCAAGCGGGCCCATTCCGACTCCAACAAGTCCACGGTGCTGGCATCCGCCATCAAAAAGGTTCTCAAGGAAGGAGACGGAGAGCTAATGAGCAAGCGGGCGGAGGAGCTAGCTGGCCAGGCCGTCTCCGACGCCTCCACGCTCGTTTCGTCGCTGGCCGAAACCCAGATAGCCAAAATCGAGCTGAAAATGTCCCGGTTCgaccagctggaggaaaCGGTGCGGCTGGAGCGCCAAGAGATTGAAAAGATGCGGCAGCAGCTGTACCTGGACCGTTTGTCGTTGAAGAAGCAGGCCGACAGTGTGTtggccaagctcaaggaggcgACCCAGCTTGGGGGCGACGAGGCGGTGGCGGTGGCAGCAGAGGCGGCTCGAATCGCCGCTCGCAACCCCAAGGTGAGCGTCGTTGAGGAGCGCGATGAGGGCGAGGTGCGAGAGAAGAAGCCGGTGTCATTGGGAGGACCTGAGTTGTTCAAGTTCTGGAGTGCCTAG
- a CDS encoding uncharacterized protein (Compare to YALI0F04356g, similar to Saccharomyces cerevisiae YFR038W; ancestral locus Anc_7.205, some similarities with uniprot|P43610 Saccharomyces cerevisiae YFR038w), with translation MRTLTFISDRFRTATSCTAFTCCYVRPSASLQYSTNPVDISSLSESDRFNRISHLLEQSKVYSSVLQDRLQKEREARELARQEEEKAQEASRDRKDRREAREREKQKNLEKLEEKKNATRGKTRASRRKAVLSKTEVQEMDKSKKSKNFKKIGQPRIITGASMYDYQIHGIEWMASLYENGLNGILADEMGLGKTLQTIAFLSFLIEKQVGGPYLVVVPLSTLNNWENEFRKFAPSIPVVKFYGDKKERAALWKGVRVDYEMRGLKKRGGKDGEFVETFPVVITTYETVVMETRRLQMMTWKYLIVDEGHRIKNVNSLLLKKLKLLDTSNRLLLTGTPLQNNLTELWSLLNFLLPDVFSDLSMFQSWFDEKENGSGDGFGGENRSAELVETLHSILKPFLLRRLKSEVYSNLPDKREYLIYIQMAPLQEALEHRLRRHARTINTKAQKKDRVTPEIVPEPLGKRVRKQIVREDVVDTFDADLGSDDDGYDSNESVDRDLKRQKKEDYEEEEDYEDGSDGEEEEEEEDDEEGGSEVEDEGIRKKKKKHVNSTTSSSLLPPADKAAPLTQLQKDIIEGRVKWVDNKWVPKTEEELAKMEADRALAENLMNEHTMSETAQMADHVPKDILDVINDTKNASTTIPSLQPMHPDAPRHAIKSDPHQMPPKNYYSAPDGNWYPLYLHPLFPKRKQTVTGMTNHVIGSDGFGKPLKESHQKSREQKSREQKSREQKSREQKSREQSPSQKLGSCVSTAAKVESRDLTSSFSVKKELDPVDQYMLRLQLLKEKREKEEAEAAAERAKMDPVDAYVDKLRQLQRLSPEDEEETDVETKMEEELRRLREETLNSLDSVEAETETESREMRELRAELLGLKKQEDVKSESETVKKGSFGEDKDSMKKEQVSISSFVKSESEGVTSKNDSESSGVSEPSAVTVTSGMAFEPIYSASQSSEVTHNAPETVQSPSMVSDTTLNPSTLSDTALNPSIVSDTAPKPSTSPSVTPTAPKTVVKPSTTSQLSAVPLTTISDSDSDEFASANEDLQESNGKVPPEDLDEEVSEKLKEEVKSEQKVVDSVDEKAAEVVQELSTSVMPSRDLTPEELAPDITEFLSTIAFDKISTSQTLANLRKVANSPYLVKFPWGEEEPVDERIISDSGKMRVFDQLAMELVSRKHKMLVFSQFSGTLDLLTEWCEFRHLPYCMLIGSMGLEERQEMIDAFNEESGPSIFLITTRAGGTGINLTAADSVVIFDSDWNPQQDKQAIDRSHRIGQKKPCVIYRLISTNTMEEMLVRVASDKKRLDEMVIQAGDYSGFSKDANKTVDIDKTFLREIMTGKSDYEAHEGIEKIDDELMETLLDRSDESYKRHRDKTVELPKSIEVIIGSRDEHT, from the coding sequence ATGAGGACCTTGACCTTTATATCCGACCGATTCAGGACAGCAACTTCATGTACGGCATTCACATGTTGCTACGTTCGACCTTCGGCCTCACTTCAGTACAGCACTAACCCAGTGGACATTTCCTCGCTCTCCGAGTCCGACCGGTTCAACCGAATCTCGCATCTCCTGGAACAGTCTAAAGTCTACTCTTCGGTCCTCCAAGACCGGCTGCAGAAAGAGCGCGAAGCCCGGGAGCTCGCCCGAcaagaggaggaaaaggcACAAGAAGCGTCACGAGACCGCAAAGATCGCCGCGAGGCGCGTGAGCGCGAGAAGCAAAAGAATCTCGAAAAGCTcgaggagaaaaagaatGCCACCAGGGGCAAGACGCGAGCCAGCCGGCGCAAGGCGGTTCTGTCCAAAACTGAGGTTCAGGAAATggacaagtccaagaaaTCCAAAAACTTCAAGAAAATCGGCCAGCCGCGAATCATCACCGGCGCGTCCATGTACGACTACCAGATCCATGGAATCGAGTGGATGGCGTCGTTGTACGAGAACGGGCTCAATGGCATTCTGGCCGACGAAATGGGATTGGGCAAGACCCTTCAGACCATTGCATTCCTTTCTTTCTTGATAGAGAAGCAGGTTGGCGGGCCCTATCTGGTCGTGGTTCCTCTGAGCACGCTCAACAACTGGGAAAATGAGTTTCGTAAGTTTGCACCGAGTATTCCCGTTGTCAAGTTTTATGGCGACAAAAAGGAGCGGGCGGCACTTTGGAAGGGTGTGCGAGTGGACTATGAGATGAGGGGTCTGAAAAAAAGGGGTGGGAAAGACGGCGAGTTTGTGGAGACCTTCCCGGTAGTCATCACCACTTACGAGACGGTTGTGATGGAGACCCGACGTCTGCAGATGATGACGTGGAAGTATCTCATTGTGGACGAGGGCCATCGCATCAAGAACGTCAACAGTTTGCTTCTGAAGAAACTGAAGCTTCTGGATACGTCGAATCGTCTGCTTTTGACCGGCACTCCTCTGCAGAACAATTTGACGGAGCTTTGGTCTCTTCTCAACTTTCTGCTTCCCGACGTGTTTTCCGACCTCAGTATGTTCCAATCGTGGTTTGACGAGAAAGAAAACGGGTCTGGCGACGGGTTTGGCGGCGAGAATCGATCGGCggagttggtggagacTCTTCATTCGATTCTGAAGCCGTTTTTGCTGCGACGGCTCAAGTCGGAAGTCTATTCGAATCTGCCCGACAAACGCGAGTACTTGATTTACATCCAGATGGCTCCTCTtcaggaggctctggagcaCCGCCTGCGACGTCATGCACGGACAATCAACACCAAGGCCCAGAAAAAAGACCGGGTCACTCCCGAGATCGTTCCCGAGCCTCTTGGCAAGCGGGTCCGAAAGCAAATCGTGCGGGAAGACGTGGTTGACACTTTTGACGCTGATTTGGGGTCCGACGATGATGGATACGACTCGAACGAGAGTGTCGATCGAGACCTGAAGcgccagaagaaggaggactatgaagaagaagaggatTATGAGGACGGAAGTGAcggagaagaggaggaggaagaggaggacgatgaaGAGGGGGGTTCTGAGGTCGAAGATGAGGGCAtcagaaaaaagaagaagaagcacgTGAATTCAACTACCTCGTCTTCGTTGCTTCCTCCGGCCGACAAAGCGGCGCCCCTAACCCAACTCCAAAAAGACATTATCGAGGGGCGGGTCAAATGGGTTGATAACAAGTGGGTCCCCAagacggaggaggaactgGCCAAGATGGAGGCCGATAGAGCGCTGGCCGAGAATTTGATGAACGAGCACACCATGAGCGAAACGGCCCAAATGGCTGATCACGTGCCCAAAGACATCCTGGACGTGATTAACGATACGAAAAACGCCTCTACTACCATCCCCTCCCTGCAACCCATGCACCCGGACGCGCCCAGGCACGCCATCAAGTCTGATCCTCACCAAATGCCGCCGAAAAACTACTACTCGGCTCCAGATGGCAACTGGTACCCGCTGTACCTTCATCCGTTGTTCCCAAAAAGGAAACAGACGGTGACAGGGATGaccaatcacgtgattggcAGTGACGGGTTTGGGAAACCGCTCAAGGAGTCACATCAAAAGTCTCGTGAGCAAAAGTCTCGTGAGCAAAAGTCTCGTGAGCAAAAGTCTCGTGAGCAAAAGTCTCGTGAGCAGTCGCCGTCGCAGAAGTTAGGCTCTTGCGTCAGCACTGCCGCCAAAGTCGAGTCCCGTGACCTcacctcttccttctcGGTGAAAAAGGAGTTGGATCCTGTTGATCAGTACATGCTTCGGTTACAACTGCTCAAAGAGAAGCGCGAGAaagaggaggctgaggcgGCAGCTGAGCGGGCGAAAATGGATCCTGTGGATGCCTATGTCGACAAACTGAGGCAATTGCAGCGTTTGTCGcctgaggacgaggaggagacggaTGTGGAGACGAAGATGGAAGAGGAATTGAGACggttgagagaagagactCTCAATTCACTAGATTCGGTGGAagcagagacagagaccGAGTCCCGTGAAATGAGGGAGTTGAGGGCGGAGTTGTTGGGTTTGAAGAAGCAAGAGGATGTCAAAAGTGAGTCTGAGACTGTCAAGAAGGGGTCTTTCGGggaggacaaggactcgatgaagaaggagcaaGTATCTATTTCGTCTTTTGTGAAGAGTGAATCGGAGGGTGTTACCTCCAAAAATGATTCTGAGTCTTCTGGTGTTTCTGAGCCTTCCGCGGTCACTGTCACATCTGGAATGGCTTTTGAGCCGATTTACAGTGCTTCCCAGTCTTCTGAAGTGACTCATAATGCCCCTGAAACGGTTCAGTCGCCTTCTATGGTCTCTGACACGACGCTGAACCCTTCTACGCTCTCTGACACGGCTCTGAACCCTTCTATCGTCTCTGACACGGCTCCAAAACCTTCCACGAGCCCTTCTGTGACGCCAACAGCCCCTAAAACGGTTGTGAAGCCTTCTACGACCTCTCAACTCTCTGCTGTCCCTCTCACGACGATCTCAGACTCGGACTCTGACGAGTTTGCCTCTGCCAACGAGGACTTGCAAGAATCCAACGGAAAGGTTCCACCAGAAGATCTGGACGAAGAAGTTAGTGAGAaactcaaggaggaggtcaagagCGAgcagaaggtggtggattCGGTTGATGAGAAAGCCGCCGAGGTGGTGCAGGAGCTGTCGACTTCGGTCATGCCTTCACGCGACCTCACTcccgaggagctggctcCGGATATTACGGAGTTCTTGTCTACGATTGCGTTTGACAAAATCTCCACTTCACAGACCCTGGCTAATCTCCGAAAAGTGGCCAATTCGCCATACCTCGTCAAGTTCCCCTGGGGCGAGGAAGAACCTGTTGACGAGCGAATCATTTCTGATTCAGGCAAGATGAGGGTGTTCGATCAGCTGGCGATGGAGCTGGTGAGCAGAAAGCACAAAATGCTAGTGTTTTCGCAGTTCTCCGGCACCCTGGATCTGCTCACCGAATGGTGCGAGTTCCGTCACTTGCCTTACTGCATGTTGATCGGATCCATGGGTTTGGAGGAGCGTCAGGAGATGATTGATGCGTTCAACGAGGAAAGTGGCCCGTCCATTTTCTTGATCACTACACGCGCAGGCGGCACCGGCATCAATTTGACCGCTGCGGACTCGGTGGTCATTTTTGACAGTGATTGGAACCCCCAACAAGACAAGCAGGCGATCGATCGGAGCCATCGAATtggccagaagaagccttGTGTCATTTACCGGCTCATCTCAACCAACACCATGGAAGAAATGCTGGTTAGAGTGGCTAGTGATAAAAAGAGACTGGATGAGATGGTCATTCAGGCCGGAGATTACTCCGGCTTctccaaggacgccaaCAAAACCGTGGATATCGACAAGACGTTTCTGCGAGAGATTATGACCGGTAAGAGTGATTATGAAGCGCATGAGGGCATCGAGAAGATTGATGACGAGCTGATGGAAACCCTGTTGGATCGAAGTGACGAGAGTTACAAGAGACACAGAGATAAGACGGTGGAGCTACCTAAGAGTATCGAGGTGATTATTGGCTCGCGAGATGAGCATACGTGA
- a CDS encoding uncharacterized protein (Compare to YALI0F04378g, similar to Saccharomyces cerevisiae ERG7 (YHR072W); ancestral locus Anc_5.351, similar to uniprot|P38604 Saccharomyces cerevisiae YHR072w ERG7 lanosterol synthase), whose translation MGIHESVSKQFAKNGHSKYRSDRYGLPKTDLRRWTFHASDLGAQWWKYDDTTPLEELEKRATDYVKYSLELPGYAPVTLDSKPVKNAYEAALKNWHLFASLQDPDSGAWQSEYDGPQFMSIGYVTACYFGGNEIPTPVKTEMIRYIVNTAHPVDGGWGLHKEDKSTCFGTSINYVVLRLLGLSRDHPVCVKARKTLLTKFGGAINNPHWGKTWLSILNLYKWEGVNPAPGELWLLPYFVPVHPGRWWVHTRWIYLAMGYLEAAEAQCELTPLLEELRDEIYKKPYSEIDFSKHCNSISGVDLYYPHTGLLKFGNALLRRYRKFRPQWIKEKVKEEIYNLCLREVSNTRHLCLAPVNNAMTSIVMYLHEGPDSANYKKIAARWPEFLSLNPSGMFMNGTNGLQVWDTAFAVQYACVCGFAELPQYQKTIRAAFDFLDRSQINEPTEENSYRDDRVGGWPFSTKTQGYPVSDCTAEALKAIIMVQNTPGYEDLKKQVSDKRKHTAIDLLLGMQNVGSFEPGSFASYEPIRASSMLEKINPAEVFGNIMVEYPYVECTDSVVLGLSYFRKYHDYRNEDVDRAISAAIGYIIREQQPDGGFFGSWGVCYCYAHMFAMEALETQNLNYNNCSTVQKACDFLAGYQEADGGWAEDFKSCETQMYVRGPHSLVVPTAMALLSLMSGRYPQEDKIHAAARFLMSKQMSNGEWLKEEMEGVFNHTCAIEYPNYRFYFVMKALGLYFKGYCQ comes from the coding sequence ATGGGAATCCACGAAAGTGTGTCGAAACAGTTTGCGAAAAACGGACATTCCAAGTACCGCAGCGACCGATACGGCTTACCTAAGACGGATCTGCGACGATGGACGTTCCACGCGTCCGATCTGGGGGCGCAATGGTGGAAGTATGACGATACCACACCGCTGgaagagctggaaaagAGGGCTACCGACTACGTCAAATACTCGCTGGAGCTGCCGGGATACGCGCCCGTGACTCTGGACTCCAAGCCCGTGAAAAATGCCTACGAAGCGGCTCTCAAAAACTGGCATCTGTTTGCGTCGCTGCAAGACCCCGACTCCGGCGCGTGGCAGAGCGAATACGACGGACCGCAGTTCATGAGCATCGGCTATGTGACGGCGTGCTACTTTGGCGGCAACGAGATCCCCACGCCGGTCAAAACCGAAATGATCAGATACATTGTCAACACAGCCCACCCAGTTGACGGAGGCTGGGGCCTTCACAAAGAAGACAAGAGCACCTGCTTCGGTACCAGCATCAACTACGTGGTCCTGCGACTACTGGGCCTGTCACGGGACCATCCGGTCTGCGTCAAGGCGCGCAAAACGCTGCTCACCAAGTTTGGCGGCGCCATCAACAACCCCCATTGGGGCAAGACCTGGCTGTCGATTCTCAATCTCTACAAATGGGAGGGTGTGAATCCGGCCCCTGGCGAGCTCTGGCTGTTGCCCTACTTTGTTCCTGTTCATCCGGGCCGATGGTGGGTCCATACCCGGTGGATCTACCTTGCCATGGGCTATCTGGAGGCTGCGGAGGCCCAATGCGAACTCACTCcgttgctggaggagctccgAGACGAAATCTACAAAAAGCCCTACTCGGAGATTGATTTCTCCAAACATTGCAACTCCATCTCCGGAGTCGACCTCTACTATCCCCACACCGGCCTTTTGAAGTTTGGCAACGCGCTTCTCCGACGATACCGCAAGTTCAGACCGCAGTGGATCAAAGaaaaggtcaaggaggaaatTTACAACTTGTGCCTTCGAGAGGTTTCCAACACACGACACTTGTGTCTCGCTCCCGTCAACAATGCCATGACCTCCATTGTCATGTATCTCCATGAGGGGCCCGATTCGGCGAATTACAAAAAGATTGCGGCCCGATGGCCCGAATTTCTGTCTCTGAATCCGTCGGGAATGTTTATGAACGGCACCAACGGTCTCCAGGTCTGGGATACTGCGTTTGCCGTGCAATACgcgtgtgtttgtggcttTGCCGAACTTCCCCAGTACCAGAAGACGATCCGAGCGGCGTTTGATTTTCTCGATCGGTCCCAGATCAACGAGCCGACGGAGGAAAATTCCTATCGAGACGACCGCGTCGGAGGATGGCCCTTTAGTACCAAGACCCAGGGGTATCCGGTCTCCGACTGTACTgccgaggctctcaaggccatcatCATGGTCCAGAATACGCCTGGATACGAGGATCTGAAGAAACAAGTGTCTGACAAGCGGAAACACACTGCCATCGATCTACTTTTGGGAATGCAGAACGTGGGCTCGTTTGAACCGGGCTCTTTCGCCTCCTATGAGCCTATCCGGGCGTCGTccatgctggagaagatcaatCCGGCCGAGGTGTTTGGAAACATCATGGTGGAGTATCCGTACGTGGAATGCACTGATTCTGTTGTTCTGGGTCTCTCCTACTTTCGAAAGTACCACGATTACCGCAACGAAGACGTGGACCGAGCCATCTCTGCTGCCATTGGATACATTATtcgagagcagcagcctgACGGCGGCTTCTTTGGCTCCTGGGGCGTGTGCTACTGCTACGCTCACATGTTTGCcatggaggctctggagacgCAGAATCTCAACTATAACAACTGTTCCACGGTTCAAAAGGCGTGCGACTTTCTGGCGGGCTACCAGGAAGCAGATGGAGGCTGGGCCGAGGACTTTAAGTCGTGCGAGACCCAGATGTACGTGCGCGGACCCCATTCGCTGGTCGTGCCTACTGCCATGGCCCTGTTGAGTTTGATGAGTGGTCGGTATCCCCAGGAGGACAAGATTCATGCTGCGGCCCGGTTTCTCATGAGCAAGCAGATGAGCAACGGTGAGtggctcaaggaggagatggaggggGTGTTTAACCATACTTGTGCCATTGAGTATCCCAACTACCGGTTTTATTTTGTCATGAAGGCTTTGGGGTTGTATTTCAAGGGATATTGCCAGTGA